In Salvelinus alpinus chromosome 19, SLU_Salpinus.1, whole genome shotgun sequence, the genomic stretch cagcctgaattcaaaatggattcaataaatgttttctcacctaatacccaataatgacaaagtgaaaacatgttcttagaaattttgtgcaaatgtattgaacatgaaatacagaaatatctcatttacatgttttcacacacctgagtcaatatattgttagaatcacctttggcagcgattacagctgtgagtctttctgggtaagtctctaagagctttgcacacctggattatacaatatttgcccattattcttttaaaaattcttcaagctccgtcaaattggttgttgatcattgctagacaaccatttaaatcttgccatagattttcaagccgattttaattcaaaactgtaacttgaccGCTCAGGAACatacactgtcttcttggtaagcaactccattgtagatttggccttgtgttttaggttattgtcttgatGAAAGAttcattcatctcccagtgtctggtggaaagcagactgaaccaggttttcctccaggactgtgcctgtatttagcaccattccatttattttttatccttaaAATCTCCCCAGTCCTTAGCGAtcacaagcatatccataacatgatgcagccaccgttATAATTGGAAATATGGAGAGTGGGACTTAGTAATGTGCTGCATTGGATTTGccgcaaacataacactttgtgttgaaggcaaaaagtgaattgctttgccacatttttagcagtattatttcagtgccttgttgcaaacaggatgcatgttttggaatagttgtattatgtacaggcttcattcttttcactctgtcaattaggttagtattgtggagtaactacaatgttgttgatccatcctcagttttctatcacagctatgaaactctgtaactgttttaaagtcactattggcctcatagtgaaatccctgaatggtttccttcctctccggcaactgagttaggaaggacgcctgtatgtttgtagtgactgggtgtattgatacaccattcaaagtgtaattaataactcatGCTCAAAGGGGTTTTCAATgtctattttattttaatttttttacccatctaccaataggtgcccttctttgcatggcaatggaaaacctccctggtctttgtggttgaatctgcgtttcactgctcgaccgagggaccttacagataattgtgtgtggggtacagagatgttaaacactattattgcacacagagtgagtccatgaaacttattttgcgacttgttaagcacatttctacttctgaacttatttagacttgccataacaaaggggttgaatacttatgtactcaggacatttcagcttttcatttttaattgatTTGTAAAATtttgataaaacataattccacattgacattacggggtattgtgcgtaggccAGTGATAAAAAAAgctaaatttaatcaattttaaattcaggctgtagcacaaaAAATTTGTAAGGCATTGTATCTATGGCTATAGGGGGCTCTATTTCTCCTGCTTTATGAGAGCGTTGTGCATTGTTAGTCAAGTATGTGATTTGACTAAgtctgtctgtttataatgtatGTTTTTCTGTCTTACTGACCAAAGTGAAACTTAGTGTAGTAGGTGACATTTAATAGTGTGTGCCGTCTCTGACGAAGGCTACTGCATTCCTCAGAGTGCAAATTCACGGGACAGGTTTCTCGTCTGggtgacacacacgcacgcacaaagcAAGTCAAGCTTttacacacatattcacacatcCATAAACACAGGTGCTCCAGATTGTTTTCATTTGAAAGGACAACTAGCCCGTCAACTTTGACCTTTGAAAACATTCTGGATCCCCAGCAGCCTTTGCCATTCTAGAACCACATGCCATGCCATGCCATCTGTAATAGGCACAACAGTCAGCGCTTGAAAATAAAGGGGAGCCGCACACTCtaagagctcagatgcaaaaatgtaatgtccaacgtttcgacaggcaagctgtcttcatcagggtcaGCACTAACATAAACATAGGGAGAGAAATACTGCATGTAGCTAGGCCTACTGCATTTTTCTTATCAAATCCAGTCAGACATGTACTCTATTCGTACTACACccgcacacactgacacacattgAACTGACCCTTGACACCCTGCTGAATACCCACTCTAACACAGtctacacacactgacagacattgAACTGACCCTTGACACCCTGCTGAATACCCACTCTAACACAGTCTACACACACTGATAGACATTGAACTGACCCTTCACACCCTGCTGAATACCCACTCTAACACAGTCTACACACACTGATAGACATTGAACTGACCCTTGACACCCTGCTGAATACCCACTCTAACACAGtctacacacactgacagacattgAACTGACCCTTGACACCCTGCTGAATACCCACTCTAACACagtctacacacactgaccacagaTTCAGCTGTAGTTTAGTCTCTCCGAAGACATTAGGACAACAAATGTGCTGTACATCCATGATCCAACTGTATATGACACACCGATACTCATCTACAACAAAACTCTACACACTAATGTAATATTTTATAAAGTTCTATATGTACTGATGTATCTGATGTATGTTACTTTCTCATAGAATATTTGGAAGTACTGTAGACAGGTGGAGATGGGCAATTAAAAGACAAAGGGACGAAAGTTCAAGGCCATAGGCAGGAAAGGCTGAGTCAGGACTTGTACCTCCGTTGCCAGCACAAATCTATAGTAAACATGAAATGTTAATCTACTAAAAGAATACAACCCCACAGTCATACTGTAATATAATAATGCAGAGTAGTGGCATCGAATGCAAATTATACCGTATTAGTTCAAAGCTAATCCACATCAAATGTCACTCTGCACTGCAGTACTAAAATTAATACTGAATTACTGTAACAACATTATCAGGTCTATTTAatccagacagagaggcaggaTTAAATGGAGGAGCCCTAACCCAGGTGAGAGGTGTCTCATTGGGTCAGTCGGTCCCGTACCTGCGGGGACGCGTCACTCTGCCACTCTGTCTGCATGCCTCACTGCTTTACTCTCCGCAGACTGGCACATTTCACTATCTGAGCACCCTTCTTCACATCCACAATATTCGGCTACATCGGGGGGGAGCCAGgggcggaggagaggaggataggagagggcCAGAGAAGGGGTGGAGAAGCGGAGGAGAGGAAGATGGGAagaagagggacagagacagatcgaAAAGAGGATGAGAGTAGGATGGAAAGGTGGAAGTAAAAGTTAGGGGGAATTAGTGGGAGAAcaaaaagatggagagatagaggagggaatCAGGAGATaaggaaagatagaggagggaatcaggagatagggagagatagaggagggaatcaggagatagggaaagatagaggagggaatcaggagatagggagagatagaggagggaatcaggagatagggaaagatagaggagggaatcaggagatagggagagatagaggagggaatcaggagatagggagagatagaggagggaatcaggagatagggagagatagaggagggaatCAGGAGATaaggaaagatagaggagggaatcaggagatagggagagatagaggagggaatCAGGAaatagggagagatagaggagggcaTCGGGAcatagggagagatagaggagggaatCGGGAcatagggagagatagaggagggaatCAGGAcatagggagagatagaggagggaatcaggagatagggaaagatagaggagggaatcaggagatagggagagatagaggagggaatcaggagatagggaaagatagaggagggaatcaggagatagggagagatagaggagggaatcaggagatagaggagggaatcaggagatagggagagatagaggagggcaTCAGGAcatagggagagatagaggagggcaTCAGGAcatagggagagatagaggagggaatCGGGAcatagggagagatagaggagggaatCAGGAcatagggagagatagaggagggaatCAGGACATagggaaagatagaggagggAAAGATAGAAGAGGGAATCAGGAGATagggaaagatagaggagggaatcaggagatagggagagatagaggagggaatCAGGAcatagggagagatagaggagggaatCAGGAAATagggaaagatagaggagggAATCAGGAcatagggagagatagaggagggcaTCAGGACATagggaaagatagaggagggAATCGGGAcatagggagagatagaggagggaatCAGGAcatagggagagatagaggagggaatCAGGACATAGGgaaagatagagggaaagatagaggagggaatcaggagatagggagagatagaggagggaatcaggagatagggaaagatagaggagggaaagatagaggagggAATCAGGAcatagggagagatagaggagggaatCAGGAcatagggagagatagaggagggaatCAGGAcatagggagagatagaggagggaatCAGGACACAGGGAGAGATAAAGGAGGGAAtcaggagatagggagagatagagggaataGTGGGACAGTGTGTGAGAAGTGAAACAGGAGGTGGTGAAGAGGTGTATGAAGAGACAGGAAGACAACAAaaggagagtaatggagagaATTCAATGATGGAAAGACAGCCAAGCCAAGAGAGTTGGGGTAGgggtttggaaagacagacagGAAAAGAGAAAAGGGAGAAGCATCAGAAACATTGACATGGAATAGAGAGTACTGCAGGTtggagtgatacagtgatacagcaCACAGTCAGTTAAAATGGACCAGAGTCTTTGAATGGATGGAGGTAGAGAAGACAGATAGACAATCAGTCATTGTGGGTTACTGAAGGGGAAAGAATGGACCTCATTACATTAGCACAGCAATAGAAACCAACCAACACCCAGCCATTCATATCaactggagagaaagagacatttaTCTATGTATTGACTGGAGACACAAAGCAGATATCCATGACTGCTGTTAGGAAACCTGGAAGTATTAGTTTTTTGTTTCAGCCAACGCAGAGAGACAGTGCAAGCTATCAGAGCAAGATGCAGTTGTGGATTATTTGGTTGGTCCTACATGCAGGTCAGGACATGATGGGGAAATTAAGCACGGATGAGTGAGGCTTGCAAGGTGGATGGATAGTACACTAAAGCAAGGAGAATCCAAGAGGCTAGTACACTACAGCAAGGGGAAGCCAAAAGGATAGTACACTACAGCAAGGGGAAGCCAATAGGATAGTACCCTACAGCAAGGGGAAGCCAATAGGATAGTACCCTACAGCAAGGGGAAGCCAATAGGATAGTACACTATAGCAAGGGGAAGCTAAGAGGATAGTACACTACAGCAAGAGGAAGCCAAGAGGATATTACTACAGCAAGGGGAAGCCAATAGGATAGTACACTACAGCAAGGGGAAGCCAAGAGGATATTACACTACAGCAAGGGGTAGCCAAGAGGATATTACTACAGCAAGGGGAAGCCAATAGGATAGTACACTACAGCAAGAGGTAGCCAAGAGGATATTACTACAGCAAGGGGTAGCCAAGAGGATATTACTACAGCAAGGGGTAGCCAAGAGGATATTACTACAGCAAGGGGAAGCCAATAGGATAGTACACTACAGCAAGAGGAAGATAAGAGGATATTACACTACAGCAAGGGGAAGCCAATAGGATAGTACACTACAGCAAGGGGAAGCCAAGAGGATATTACACTACAGCAAGGGGAAGCCAATAGGATAGTACACTACAGCAAGGGGTAGCCAAGAGGATATTACTACAGCAAGGGGAAGCCAATAGGATAGTACACTACAGCAAGGGGAAGCCAATAGGATAGTACACTACAGCAAGGGGTAGCCAAGAGGATATTACACTACAGCAAGGGGAAGCCAATAGGATAGTACACTACAGCAAGGGGAAGCCAAGAGGATATTACACTACAGCAAGGGGAAGCCAATAGGATAGTACACTACAGCAAGGGGAAGCCAAGAGGATATTACTACAGCAAGGGGAAGCCAAGAGGATATTACACTACAGCAAGGGGAAGCCAATAGGATATTACACTACAGCAAGGGGAAGCCAAGAGGATATTACACTACAGCAAGGGGAAGCCAAGAGGATATTACACTACAGCAAGGGGAAGCCAAGAGGATATTACACTACAGCAAGGGGAAGCCAAGAGGATATTACACTACAGCAAGGGGAAGCCAAGAGGATAGTACACTACAGCAAGGGGAAGCCAAGAGGATATTACTACAGCAAGGGGAAGCCAAGAGGATATTACAGTACAGCAAGGGGAAGCCAAGAGGATATTACACTACAGCAAGGGGAAGCCAAGAGGATATTACAATACAGCAAGGGGAAGATAAGAGGATATTACACTACAGCAAGGGGAAGCCAAGAGGATAGTACACTACAGCAAGGGGAAGCCAAGAGGATATTACACTACAGCAAGGGGAAGCCAAGAGGATATTACACTACAGCAAGGGGTAGCCAAGAGGATATTACACTACAGCAAGGGGAAGCCAAGAGGATATTACACTACAGCAAGGGGAAGCCAAGAGGATATTACACTACAGCAAGGGGAAGCCAAGAGGATATTACACTACAGCAAGGGGAAGCCAAGAGGATATTACACTACAGCAAGGGGAAGCCAAGAGGATATTACACTACAGCAAGGGGAAGCCAAGAGGATATTACACTACAGCAAGGGGAAGCCAAGAGGATAGTACACTACAGCAAGGGGAAGCCAAGAGGATATTACTACAGCAAGGGGAAGCCAAGAGGATATTACAGTACAGCAAGGGGAAGCCAAGAGGATATTACACTACAGCAAGGGGAAGCCAAGAGGATATTACAATACAGCAAGGGGAAGATAAGAGGATATTACACTACAGCAAGGGGAAGCCAAGAGGATAGTACACTACAGCAAGGGGAAGCCAAGAGGATATTACACTACAGCAAGGGGAAGCCAAGAGGATATTACACTACAGCAAGGGGTAGCCAAGAGGATATTACACTACAGCAAGGGGAAGCCAAGAGGATATTACACTACAGCAAGGGGAAGCCAAGAGGATATTACACTACAGCAAGGGGAAGCCAAGAGGGCAACACTCACACAAGCAATCTTTTTTTCTTCCGTTTGTTTGTAGCTAAGGGGGTTGGGGAATGATAACACAGGTTGATCTAAATTACAAACACACATACCTCATTCACACACCCCAGGCCATGCAGGTTTAGCCCACTATGGTCTAGTTTGGACTAGCAGAGGAATCTATATATCCCAGCACAGTAAAGAGTTCCTAGTTCCCAGCTACACCCTAGTCATCTTCTGTAGTGGTTGATTGCTACATTGAGTCCCTATATACATTCAAGGCAGTATACATGGGTCCATTTAGTTTGAGTCCACTTTGTGAATCAATGCTCTTCCTATGTCAGATGACTGAGTTTGTTTAGAGGCTCAGCCCCTCGTACAGTAGCCCAGGTGAGTGTGGCCTGGCTGATGCAGGTCAGTGGCCCACCTTGCTGCTCAGGACGGCGTAGTTCATGAACTGCTCCGCCTCAGCCTCCAGCTCATCCTGCAGAGAGCCATCCACGCCCACTGAACGCTCCTGACACCCCTCGTCACCTGAGCCCTTCCCCCTGCGCACCACCTTCCGCACAAtctatgccacacacacacacacacggacacacacacacaccaggggagggatagagagcaggatGATAGAAGGTGGTGGGAAagacaggtaaagagagagagagagaatgagagaaatgcagggaaggaaggaaagattGAATGAGGTTGAACCTACACGTAAACTCACTATATTGAGTTCTCTGTGTACCTCTCACTCACAGTAAAGGACCTTAATGTTCATTAGAAAACACTGTCCTGGTTATATGTATCATCCTCATTATAGCTGTGACCCACAACCTTTCATACAGTAACTACACATGACTGTGACACGTCATTTTCCCATGCCGCGATTACAGAATCATGACATGGGAATAAGTCAAGGCATGATGATGAATGTGATGGTTCTTGATTATCAATGTGATAATCATGTCTATGAGGATGAGTGTAGTGAGTTGAACATGAATAGTAACAGGGGGGAACTGGTAGATAGGCCACAGCGCAGGgctgtagagtagagagaggcaTGCTGGGATAGATATCTGACCTTCTTGGTGACAATGTTTCCGTGCTCGTCTGTGAACTGCTCCTCGCTCACTTGTTCCCCTGGGAGATCCTTGGCCTCATCACCCTAAGGGACAGACAACATGTACTGAACATCACAGAACAATCTgtcatactgtattacacatggTATATTGTACCACATCACACACCTGCTCATAGATTCATGGCAAATGAATCAACAGCACACACTTACACAGTAAGGAGTCTGACTCAGAGAGAAAACCAGGAGTCAAACAGAACGAAAAGTTTCCTGGAATCTAGAGCACTTTAAAATAgccccccagagagagagagtctcatcATTTAGCCATTGTCACCAACCCCAACCccccgagacagagagagagaaaaacaacagagagagatacagtaaagaTCAGGGGATCACTAATGGCACTGCTGGGGTGTTATCACTAATCTAATCACAGTGGATGAGGTTCATTACTCCCTAATAACATGGGAGGCGCCAGCACAGCTATTTATAATAtgtaaaggtcccacagtttaacTAGTGAACACAGAGCTAGACAGCTAGCTATATGGTTATGGGAAAAGCTGCCCTATCCCCCACAATCCATAGAGGCAGGAATTAATAGAGTTATTAGAGGtgttgaggaggaggagaatatgATAATGGGGGTGGTAGAGGACTACAGTCCTTATTAGGGCCGGGATGATGCCAGTATCGCGATACTTGTTAGTATTGTGACAAGGAAACAAAGCACGAAGTAGatgtaacttctttaggaaaacagccctaacgttggaaacaaacatcattatgtcatccagagtcacatttagtTATTTTCCAAGCTTTAGCACACACTATtgtacatacagcaggtttttaatggaccaaagagtttggtctgcttcgtgctgtaatttttgccatggaaaaaatattgcgatactggtatcgtcacagccctaGTCCTTATTATAGGGAGTTTAGAGACTGAGCTGAGCTCGTAGGTTTAAATACTCACAGTTAGACCACATAGGTTGAACCATTCACAGCCACAACAGCACGTATAAGGCCTGTATAAGTGGGTCTCAACTGTAGGCCTATGGTTTGTTTGAACATCCCTCTGTTACTATCCCATCTCACCTGGCCAAATATGAACAACACGATCCAGAGACATGTTCCTTGAAAATACTGCAAAACAAAAGTTGTGCAAACTGCTTCTATCATGTATCCTGTATAATTAAATTCTACAATATAAATTAATGACTGTTTTATTAACACAATCTTTGCTCACTGAACCCATTACAGCGGAGAAATTGCATTGTCAGAAGTTAATGCAGTAAACAAACAGAGAgaggtgtgtctctccactcgCCCCTGACCAACATTTCCCTCTGTCGCAGCCAAACCTTAAATCACCTCTGAGCTTTACAATTACCTctgagctacacacacacacacacacacacac encodes the following:
- the ank1a gene encoding ankyrin-1a isoform X22, whose product is MWAMVTELLFSFVLLAFLVISCQNVIHIASGSLRSVLSYVHAALDRELGEAEGVADEEENVTTRVVRRRVILKGDEAKDLPGEQVSEEQFTDEHGNIVTKKIVRKVVRRGKGSGDEGCQERSVGVDGSLQDELEAEAEQFMNYAVLSSKPNIVDVKKGAQIVKCASLRRVKQ